One genomic segment of Gossypium arboreum isolate Shixiya-1 chromosome 3, ASM2569848v2, whole genome shotgun sequence includes these proteins:
- the LOC108459624 gene encoding WAT1-related protein At4g08300-like, with protein sequence MGGRSPFAALFNGLNTMKPYLAMVSLQFGYAGMYIVSMVCLKHGMSNFILATYRHVVATIVIAPFAIVLERKIRPKMTLPVFLRIVALGFLEPVLDQNFYYLGMKLTTATYSSAFVNMLPAVTFILAMIFRLEKVNVKKIRSFAKIIGTAITVIGAMVMTLYKGPIIDFIKSGGAVHQGTATESADKHWVTGTILLLGSICSWAGFFILQSFTLKKYPAELSLTAWICFMGMIEDAIVSLIMVRDLSAWKIGWDSRLLAASYSGIVNSGIAYYVQGVVIRQRGPVFVTSFSPLCMIITAILGAIILAEKIHLGSILGAIIIVTGLYTVVWGKSKDGENSETDVKCNGLQELPITGNAKSITDDDDDINGPTKIVTIPVSNTPFTQGT encoded by the exons ATGGGAGGCCGATCGCCATTTGCAGCTTTGTTTAATGGGTTGAACACAATGAAACCATACCTTGCAATGGTCTCCCTGCAGTTTGGATATGCAGGGATGTACATCGTCTCCATGGTTTGTTTGAAGCATGGAATGAGCAATTTCATACTCGCCACGTACCGACATGTCGTCGCCACCATTGTCATTGCACCCTTTGCCATTGTTCTCGAAAG GAAAATAAGGCCAAAGATGACCCTCCCTGTCTTCCTCAGGATTGTAGCTCTTGGTTTCCTAGA GCCCGTGCTTGACCAAAACTTTTACTATTTGGGGATGAAGTTAACTACAGCAACATATTCATCAGCTTTTGTCAACATGCTTCCTGCTGTTACCTTCATATTGGCAATGATTTTCAG GTTAGAGAAGGTCAATGTGAAGAAAATAAGAAGTTTTGCAAAGATCATTGGAACAGCAATTACAGTCATAGGAGCAATGGTAATGACTTTATACAAAGGTCCCATTATTGACTTCATCAAGTCAGGGGGAGCTGTTCACCAAGGAACCGCCACCGAATCCGCAGATAAACATTGGGTTACTGGCACAATACTGCTTCTTGGAAGCATCTGCAGCTGGGCAGGCTTCTTTATATTGCAA TCCTTCACGTTGAAGAAGTACCCTGCAGAGCTATCCCTTACAGCATGGATATGTTTCATGGGGATGATTGAAGATGCAATTGTGTCACTCATTATGGTTCGCGACCTAAGTGCGTGGAAAATCGGGTGGGACTCGAGGCTACTCGCCGCATCCTACTCT GGGATAGTGAACTCCGGGATTGCGTATTACGTGCAAGGAGTCGTGATCAGGCAACGAGGGCCGGTTTTCGTAACATCTTTCAGTCCTCTATGCATGATCATCACTGCAATACTAGGGGCAATTATTTTAGCAGAAAAAATCCACCTTGGAAG CATTCTTGGAGCTATTATCATAGTCACGGGCCTCTACACAGTGGTGTGGGGTAAAAGCAAAGATGGGGAAAACTCGGAAACAGATGTGAAATGCAATGGCCTGCAGGAATTGCCTATCACAGGCAATGCTAAATCAatcactgatgatgatgatgatattaATGGACCTACCAAAATTGTTACTATTCCAGTTTCAAACACCCCCTTCACTCAAGGAACATAA